From Thalassotalea euphylliae, the proteins below share one genomic window:
- a CDS encoding gluconeogenesis factor YvcK family protein, whose protein sequence is MQLKKLNIVAIGGGHGLGRVLSTLSFMQDQLTGIVTTTDNGGSTGRLRKRSSSIAWGDLRNCLTQLVDENTVGSQLFDFRFDGEDELGGHNLGNLILYGLGQIQSSPIDSIKLVRRLLRVKTQVLPMSESPTDLMAFYPEGRCRVGELSVDDMPIMPKNLMLAPLVKSPQQCVTAINNADLIILGPGSFLTSVVPPLLVRDITNALQQRKGHCVFVENIVAENSPAAALSLDEKLNWIEENIGCLPIDSAICHHDDVASTKVKVIKHDMASDDIRHHHDKAKLIEALNKCIEDIEPITPLKIANAN, encoded by the coding sequence ATGCAACTAAAAAAACTAAATATTGTTGCCATTGGTGGCGGGCACGGCTTAGGTCGTGTGCTTTCAACACTTTCATTTATGCAAGATCAGCTCACCGGCATTGTTACTACCACTGACAATGGCGGCTCAACGGGTCGACTAAGAAAAAGAAGCTCTTCTATTGCTTGGGGCGATTTACGTAACTGTTTAACCCAGCTAGTGGATGAAAATACCGTCGGTAGCCAGCTGTTCGATTTTCGCTTCGACGGTGAAGACGAGCTTGGTGGTCACAACTTAGGTAACCTAATTCTTTACGGTTTAGGCCAGATTCAATCAAGCCCGATTGACTCGATTAAGCTCGTGCGACGTTTATTGCGCGTTAAAACTCAAGTATTACCTATGTCTGAGTCCCCTACTGATTTAATGGCTTTTTATCCCGAAGGTCGTTGCCGAGTAGGCGAGCTGTCGGTTGATGATATGCCCATCATGCCCAAGAATTTGATGTTGGCACCTTTAGTGAAGTCGCCACAACAATGTGTTACGGCAATTAATAATGCAGATTTGATTATCTTAGGCCCGGGCAGCTTTCTAACCAGTGTCGTACCGCCATTATTGGTACGTGATATTACCAATGCGCTGCAACAGAGAAAGGGTCACTGCGTATTTGTCGAAAACATTGTTGCTGAAAATAGCCCAGCGGCAGCATTGAGCTTAGACGAAAAGCTCAACTGGATAGAAGAGAACATTGGTTGCTTGCCAATCGACAGCGCCATTTGCCATCACGATGACGTGGCTTCAACCAAAGTCAAAGTGATAAAACACGATATGGCGAGTGATGATATAAGACACCATCATGACAAAGCGAAGCTAATTGAAGCACTCAATAAGTGCATCGAAGATATTGAGCCAATCACGCCATTAAAAATAGCCAATGCTAACTAG
- a CDS encoding hydroxymethylglutaryl-CoA reductase, which produces MVDKKIPRSSENDYTDEMAQVRRDFIHQQTGATLEHTGNYSIGTDVLPGNIENFIGVVQMPVGVAGPVQIDGEYAQGEFYIPLATTEGTLVASYSRGMRLLNECGGVKTTVVEGFMQRAPAFIFDSAREARAFGEWVDENFETIKEVAETTTSVGKLEKIQQWSISRFRYLRFNFTTGDAAGQNMVGKATLAACEWIIANAPFECRYLLSGNMDTDKKHSHLNMLHSRGRRVIAEIVIKDEVLKKLMKVSTKQFADGCVMANTGAMMANAAYNGPHSANGIASLFIATGQDEANVVESHAGLLSHQLLDNGDLYLSVTLPSLIVATFGGGTGLPTQNECLQMLGCVGKDKANKFAEIVAATVLAGDISLKSAVISGHWVSSHDQLGRNR; this is translated from the coding sequence ATGGTAGATAAGAAAATTCCTCGTAGTTCAGAAAATGATTACACAGATGAAATGGCACAAGTTCGTCGCGATTTTATACATCAGCAAACCGGTGCTACTTTGGAGCATACTGGCAATTACAGTATCGGTACAGATGTGCTACCAGGCAATATTGAGAACTTTATCGGTGTTGTACAAATGCCTGTCGGTGTCGCAGGGCCTGTTCAAATAGATGGCGAATATGCGCAAGGTGAGTTTTACATACCGTTAGCAACAACAGAGGGTACGTTAGTCGCAAGTTATAGCCGTGGTATGCGTTTGTTAAATGAGTGCGGCGGTGTCAAAACTACGGTGGTTGAAGGCTTTATGCAGCGCGCCCCAGCGTTTATTTTTGACAGTGCGCGTGAAGCCAGAGCTTTTGGTGAGTGGGTTGACGAAAACTTCGAAACCATTAAGGAAGTGGCGGAAACAACGACTTCTGTTGGTAAGTTGGAGAAGATTCAACAGTGGTCAATTTCAAGATTCCGCTACTTGCGCTTTAACTTTACAACAGGGGATGCCGCCGGCCAAAACATGGTAGGTAAAGCGACATTAGCAGCGTGTGAGTGGATTATTGCCAATGCGCCTTTCGAGTGTCGCTACTTGTTATCAGGTAATATGGATACTGATAAAAAGCACTCGCATTTAAATATGCTTCATTCACGTGGCCGACGTGTTATTGCTGAGATTGTAATTAAAGACGAAGTGCTAAAAAAGTTGATGAAAGTCAGTACTAAGCAATTTGCAGATGGCTGTGTGATGGCAAATACGGGGGCTATGATGGCAAATGCCGCGTATAACGGTCCACATTCTGCCAATGGTATTGCCTCTTTGTTTATCGCCACAGGCCAAGATGAGGCTAACGTTGTTGAATCGCATGCAGGTCTATTGTCTCATCAGTTGTTAGACAATGGTGATCTATACCTCTCAGTCACACTGCCTTCATTGATCGTCGCAACGTTTGGTGGTGGTACGGGGTTACCAACTCAAAACGAATGCCTGCAAATGTTGGGTTGTGTTGGTAAAGACAAAGCCAACAAGTTTGCTGAAATTGTCGCAGCAACTGTATTAGCGGGTGACATTTCATTGAAATCAGCGGTTATTTCGGGTCACTGGGTAAGTAGCCATGATCAGTTAGGACGTAACCGTTAG
- a CDS encoding cation:proton antiporter family protein: MEFIWVLFAFFCGLGAKLISLPPSIGYLVAGFVLHFMGFEADSYLETLADLGITLMLFTIGLKLNVKDLIKPEVWGGAMSHTALWLVSTVVMIKLIALAGLSYFAVLELEVALLIAFALSFSSTVCIVKLLEEQGEMRTRHGKLAVGILVMQDVVAVAFLVVATGKMPSIWALGLLALFIIKPLVNKIITSVGHGELIPLTGFFLALGSYELFEAVSIKGDLGALIVGMLLASHPKASEINKALLNFKDLFLIGFFLLIGFTALPTWEMLGIALLICLMLPIKFGLFYALLSLLKLKARPAFLSAMLLTNFSEFGLIVAALSVENSWLDKEWLVILALAVSLSFVLTNVVYRFSERLFARYKPTLTQLERSQRLPQDIFDQPCDSPVVVVGLGRVGMGAYQALEQQVGNKVWGLDADQSKVAWLKSTGAQAFYGDAESRDFWETLDLERLKLVMIAVPSVQDVINITTQLKAVNYAGQIAAIARFDDEREQLQALGIDKVFNFYNEAGVGFAEESLAMLQPA, encoded by the coding sequence ATGGAATTTATCTGGGTATTATTTGCATTTTTCTGTGGCCTTGGCGCTAAATTAATCTCGCTCCCCCCTTCTATCGGCTACTTGGTGGCTGGCTTTGTCCTTCACTTTATGGGCTTTGAAGCTGATAGTTATTTAGAAACACTGGCAGATCTGGGTATTACCTTGATGCTGTTCACCATTGGCTTAAAACTCAACGTGAAGGATTTGATCAAGCCAGAAGTATGGGGCGGCGCAATGTCTCATACCGCGTTGTGGTTGGTTAGCACGGTTGTGATGATCAAACTCATTGCCCTTGCTGGTCTGTCTTATTTTGCTGTGCTAGAGCTTGAAGTTGCACTACTTATCGCCTTCGCGCTTAGCTTTAGCAGTACCGTGTGTATTGTCAAGTTACTGGAAGAACAGGGGGAAATGCGTACCCGCCACGGTAAACTGGCCGTTGGTATTCTAGTCATGCAAGACGTAGTAGCGGTCGCTTTTCTGGTGGTCGCAACAGGTAAAATGCCGAGTATTTGGGCGCTAGGCTTATTAGCGCTATTTATCATCAAGCCACTCGTTAACAAAATCATCACCTCTGTCGGCCATGGGGAATTAATTCCCTTAACCGGCTTCTTCCTCGCGTTAGGTAGTTATGAGTTATTTGAAGCCGTGAGCATTAAGGGTGATTTAGGCGCGTTAATTGTTGGTATGTTGTTGGCGAGTCACCCGAAAGCCAGTGAAATCAACAAAGCATTATTGAACTTTAAAGACTTATTCCTGATTGGCTTTTTCTTGCTTATCGGTTTTACCGCCCTGCCAACGTGGGAAATGCTGGGTATTGCCTTGCTGATCTGTTTAATGCTGCCAATTAAGTTTGGCCTGTTTTACGCGTTATTGAGCCTGTTAAAACTCAAAGCAAGACCCGCGTTTTTATCCGCTATGCTGCTCACTAATTTCAGTGAATTTGGTTTGATCGTTGCCGCACTGAGTGTTGAAAATTCATGGTTAGATAAGGAATGGCTGGTTATTCTCGCGCTCGCGGTTTCGCTGTCATTCGTACTAACGAATGTGGTCTATCGCTTCTCTGAACGACTATTCGCCAGATACAAGCCGACGTTAACTCAGTTAGAGCGAAGTCAACGTTTACCACAAGATATTTTTGACCAACCATGTGACTCGCCCGTCGTTGTCGTCGGTTTAGGTCGAGTTGGCATGGGTGCATACCAAGCGCTTGAGCAGCAAGTCGGCAATAAAGTTTGGGGGCTAGACGCCGATCAAAGTAAAGTTGCTTGGTTAAAATCGACAGGTGCACAAGCGTTTTACGGTGACGCCGAGTCTCGCGATTTTTGGGAAACATTAGATCTTGAGCGACTCAAACTTGTTATGATCGCTGTGCCTTCTGTGCAAGACGTTATTAACATTACAACACAGTTAAAAGCGGTAAATTACGCTGGACAAATTGCCGCGATAGCACGTTTTGACGATGAACGAGAGCAACTGCAAGCGTTGGGTATTGATAAAGTCTTTAACTTTTATAATGAAGCCGGTGTTGGTTTCGCCGAAGAAAGTTTAGCTATGCTGCAACCTGCCTAG
- a CDS encoding arylesterase gives MFKSAFKVLMVSLLLSQSFSVLANSRILLLGDSLSASYGMKQDEGWVYLLNQQLKTNNAGYQIINASISGETTAGGLSRLPGILSKESVDYLLIELGGNDGLRGFPPKLIKNNLLQIIDLAKQKNIKVFLMNVRIPPNYGPRYNKMFGQVFTDVSAKAEVELLPFFLNTIAIHPELMQNDGIHPNIEAQPKIVEVMAKQLATIIKPESNLNQTKVSN, from the coding sequence ATGTTTAAAAGCGCTTTTAAAGTATTAATGGTGTCACTGTTACTATCGCAAAGTTTCAGTGTGCTTGCTAATTCTCGTATTTTATTACTCGGTGATAGCCTCAGCGCAAGTTACGGAATGAAACAAGACGAAGGCTGGGTTTACCTGCTGAATCAACAACTAAAAACGAATAATGCAGGTTACCAGATCATCAATGCTAGCATAAGCGGTGAGACCACAGCAGGCGGTTTATCTCGTCTACCGGGAATTCTATCGAAAGAAAGTGTCGATTATTTACTGATCGAATTGGGCGGAAACGACGGCTTACGCGGCTTCCCTCCCAAGTTAATTAAGAATAATTTGTTACAAATTATCGACCTAGCCAAGCAAAAGAACATCAAGGTTTTTCTTATGAACGTGAGAATTCCGCCCAATTACGGCCCTCGCTACAACAAAATGTTTGGTCAAGTGTTTACTGACGTCTCAGCAAAAGCAGAAGTTGAACTACTGCCCTTTTTTCTGAATACCATCGCCATTCACCCAGAATTAATGCAAAACGATGGCATTCACCCCAATATTGAAGCGCAACCTAAAATTGTTGAAGTGATGGCAAAACAACTGGCCACTATTATCAAACCAGAATCAAACCTTAATCAAACCAAAGTGAGTAACTAA
- a CDS encoding ABC transporter ATP-binding protein produces the protein MKLESDIILKVSDLAKSVTLENHILDLLSDINLAVSAGETLAIVGASGSGKTTLLSLLAGLDLPSSGRIELMGNTLHTMDEEARSAVRAKHVGFIFQQFLLVNSLTALENVMLPAELANMPNAEQRAKTLLAQVDLAERVNHFPSQMSGGEQQRVAIARAFITQPDILFADEPTGNLDSKTGLHITELLFDLNKQNGTTLILVTHDEKLAERCHRKVIVDSGRIIADKPTESAQDAIASVDNLTTQANNSSDENTIKRTVNE, from the coding sequence ATGAAGTTAGAATCCGACATTATTTTAAAGGTCAGCGACTTAGCTAAGTCGGTGACATTGGAAAATCATATTTTAGACTTATTATCCGACATAAATCTAGCGGTTAGCGCAGGGGAAACCTTAGCCATTGTTGGTGCGTCTGGCTCTGGTAAAACAACGCTGTTGTCTTTACTGGCAGGTTTAGACCTGCCTTCAAGTGGCCGTATTGAGCTAATGGGTAACACCCTACACACTATGGACGAAGAGGCGCGCAGTGCGGTAAGAGCTAAACATGTAGGCTTTATTTTCCAACAATTTTTATTGGTGAATAGCCTAACGGCGCTTGAAAACGTGATGCTACCCGCCGAGCTTGCCAATATGCCCAATGCTGAGCAGCGCGCAAAAACGCTCTTGGCACAAGTGGACTTAGCGGAGCGCGTCAATCACTTTCCATCACAAATGTCAGGCGGTGAACAGCAACGTGTCGCTATTGCTCGTGCTTTTATTACCCAGCCGGATATTTTGTTCGCGGATGAACCGACTGGTAATCTTGACAGTAAAACGGGCTTACACATCACTGAGCTACTCTTTGATCTCAATAAACAAAACGGGACGACATTGATTCTCGTCACTCACGATGAAAAGCTTGCTGAGCGTTGTCACCGCAAGGTGATCGTTGATAGCGGCCGTATTATTGCAGATAAGCCTACCGAGTCGGCACAAGATGCGATTGCCAGCGTCGATAATTTAACGACTCAGGCAAATAACAGCAGTGATGAAAATACCATTAAGAGAACCGTTAATGAGTAG